One window of Methanosphaera sp. genomic DNA carries:
- the aroA gene encoding 3-phosphoshikimate 1-carboxyvinyltransferase: MDLEVKKVDQITGTIKAPASKSYSHRAFIAAALAEGESVLRDPLYSEDTLATLEACEKLGALFQRFPDKCIVQGTAGYIRTPDDIIDVKNSGTSIRILSSIAAIAPRANFTVFTGDESLRKRPMADLIDALENLGVMIYSAQNNGTPPIIVKGGFDGGETDIKGDVSSQFISSILMAAAYSKNPVTLNVRGKFVSKPYVKMTLSVMAKFGIQFEYDTSNEPEYSSYYIEPQKYECTDYTIEGDYSSASYIIAAAALMKSDITIKNLYKNSMQGDKLIVDIIKKMGATVDVNEMDIHIKSNGNLRAFDINLSNAPDLLPTVAILMAAADGTSKISGVEHARFKETDRVHNCAIELENVGVEVEEFQDGIIIKGNPTGGVVNSHLDHRMVMAFYVLGLKIGNITIKDAACYDISFPNFLEVMHKISQ; encoded by the coding sequence ATGGATTTAGAAGTAAAAAAAGTTGACCAAATAACAGGTACAATAAAAGCACCAGCATCAAAAAGCTACTCACACAGAGCCTTTATTGCAGCAGCACTAGCAGAAGGTGAATCAGTACTACGTGATCCCCTATATTCAGAAGATACTCTTGCAACCCTTGAAGCATGTGAAAAACTTGGAGCACTTTTCCAGAGATTTCCAGATAAATGTATAGTACAAGGAACAGCAGGATATATAAGAACACCAGATGATATAATAGATGTTAAAAACTCAGGAACATCAATAAGAATACTAAGTAGTATTGCAGCAATAGCACCAAGAGCAAACTTCACAGTATTTACAGGTGATGAATCACTAAGAAAAAGACCAATGGCAGATCTTATAGATGCACTAGAAAATCTAGGTGTAATGATATACTCAGCACAAAACAATGGAACACCACCAATAATTGTAAAAGGTGGATTTGATGGTGGAGAAACAGACATAAAAGGTGATGTAAGTAGTCAATTTATATCATCAATACTAATGGCAGCAGCATACTCTAAAAATCCTGTAACATTAAATGTACGTGGAAAATTTGTATCAAAACCATACGTTAAAATGACACTCTCTGTAATGGCAAAGTTCGGAATACAATTTGAATATGACACATCAAATGAGCCAGAATACTCATCATACTACATAGAACCACAAAAATATGAATGTACAGACTATACAATTGAAGGAGATTACTCATCAGCATCATACATAATTGCAGCAGCAGCACTAATGAAGTCAGATATAACAATTAAAAATCTCTACAAAAACTCAATGCAGGGAGATAAACTAATAGTTGACATAATCAAGAAAATGGGTGCAACAGTAGATGTTAATGAAATGGACATTCACATAAAAAGTAATGGAAATCTCAGAGCATTTGACATAAACCTATCTAATGCACCAGATCTTCTTCCTACAGTTGCAATACTAATGGCAGCAGCAGATGGAACATCAAAAATTAGTGGTGTAGAACATGCAAGATTTAAAGAAACAGACCGTGTACATAACTGTGCAATAGAACTTGAAAATGTAGGAGTTGAAGTAGAGGAATTCCAGGATGGAATAATAATTAAAGGAAATCCAACAGGAGGAGTTGTTAACTCACACCTTGATCATCGTATGGTAATGGCATTTTATGTACTGGGACTTAAAATTGGAAATATCACAATAAAAGATGCAGCATGCTATGATATATCATTCCCTAACTTCCTTGAAGTAATGCATAAAATATCACAATAA